The nucleotide window TAATTACTAATGAAGAGTTAGAAACAATTAAACAAAATCTACAAAAAGCAAAAGATATTCAAACTCAAGAAGTTAAAAAATATGTTGAAAAAAATAAAACTGTAATTGATGAATTAGATGTGCAAATTAAAGATGTTAATACTACTTATTATGGTTTAAGAGATAAAATTACTAATTTATCTGCAAAATTCAAAGAAGTACATAAAGAATTTTTAAATTACATTCAAAAAGCTCCAATAAGTAGTTTTTACACTGAAGAATCAATTGAACAATTAACTGAAAAAGAAGAAAAAAACAAACGTAAATTCGCTATTTTAAACTATAGTACAATAGTTACAAATAAACTAGAAACTCAAAAAACTTTTGATATTGAATATAAATATTTACTAAGAGATATTGCAGATATTGATTTACTTTTAGGAATTAATGAAACTTTTGTAAGTAAAATTCTTAAAAATAAAGCACCTTGACTTTTAAATGCATATGAATTTTTATATACAAATGTATTTATTCGTTATCGTGTTAAAAATTTATTATATAAAACTATAATTTATAAAAATTTAGAACAAGTAGGACTTTTAAAACAATTCGCATATCGTTACCCACATGAATTTTCAGGTGGACAAAGACAAAGAATTGTTATTGCAAGAGCTTTAATTACTGAACCTAAAATTATTGTAGCTGATGAACCAATTGCTAGCTTAGATATTTCAATTCAAGCACAAGTTGTTAACTTATTAAAAGATTTATGTAAATCAAAAAACATTGGTTTAATTTTCATCGCTCATGATTTAAGTATGATTGAATATGTTGCAGATCGTGTGCAAATTATGCACCTTGGAAAAATAGTAGAAAGCGGAAAAACAGAAGCAATTTATGACACCCCTGTTCACCCTTATACTAAAAACTTGTTCAAAGCTATTCCAAAAATTTCAAATGCTGATGAAAAATTCCAAAACGTTAGCTTTGAATTAGACTACCTTGAACAACAAAAATTCCCAAATATTCCAAAAACATATCAAGTTGAAGATGAACATTATGTATACGGAACTAATGAACAAGTACATGATTGAACAAAGGTTTTAAAAGAAATAAAAACTTTAAAAATTGAAACAAAAGATGCATTAAGTTTTGAAGATTTAGAAAAAGCTAGAAAAACAAGAAACACTAAATTAAATAACAAAAAAAATAATGAAGAAAAACCATTTTAAAAATTTTTATAATAAATTAAAAACTTGAATAATAAAGGGATTTAATTTATATACTATTTCTTTTTTAGTGATAAATATTTTAATTTACATATTTGTATTTTTAACTCTTGCTTACTGACTAAAAGACTCAATTTTAATTGATGAAAACAATGTAAGACATACATTTAAAAATACAAAATCTATTTCTAATTCATTGACTGTTGCTAATGTTATGATTTTTAGCATCAATGCACTTAGTTTAATGATTAGAAAAGGTTTTGGGTCAGGTTTAAAAAAAATTTTACAAAATGTTTTTGATACTTTTAATTTTAAAAAACAAAACGAGATGTTAAAAAAACGTAATATGTCACAACATGAATTAAAAAAATTAGAAAATCAAAAACCTAAAAAAGAATCAAAAATCCATGGAAAACCAGAATATAAATCATCAAGTTTTATTTTCTGGACACTTATTTTCATAACAATATTTATTCAAATATTATTAATACCTTATATGATATAACCCAAAAATACTCGCATTTTTTGTGAGTATTTTATTTTTAATTTATAATTAAATTAAAATTTAATAAAAAAGGATAAAAAATGGATAAATATTATTTAATTGGTAACCACAAAATGAATTTAACATTTTCTGAAGAACAAAAATTTGTTAAAAATTTCAATGAATTAAGTAAGGAAAATATAAATTCAAATATATATGTTGGTATTTCAGTAAGTCCAAGCAATTTAGCTTTAAAAAATGTAATGGATTTAAATGAATTAAAGTTAGGATCACAAAATATTTCAATTTATGAAAAAGGAGCATATACTGGCGAAGTATCTGCAACTCAAGTAAAAGATTTATCGGTAGATTTTACAATATTAGGTCACTCAGAACGTAGAATACATTTTCAAGATAACCCATCTTTAATTAACACAAGAATTAAAAATGCACTTAAAAATGATTTAAATGTTATCTTATGTATTGGTGAAACAAAAGAAGAATATCAAGAAAATAAAACAATTGAATCATTAACTTATCAAATAGAAGAAGCATTAAAAGATATTCAAAATCCAGAAAAAATCATAATTAGTTATGAACCAATTTGATCAATTGGAACTGGATTGGTGTCTTCAAATGAACATTTAAAAGAAATATATGATTTTTTAGAAAAAAAATTACCTCATACAACTTTTATGTATGGAGGTTCTGCTAAACCTTCAAATATTTTACATTTGCTTGAAATCAAACAAATTAAAGGATTCTTAGTTGGTAATGCATCTTTAGATCCAACAAGTTTTTTTGAAATGTATAAAATTTTATCAAATTTAGGAAAATAATGGAATCAGAATACGAATTACAAAATAGAATTGTTGAACTTTTAAAAATACATTATAGAGATAATAAAGAATCACAAAATAATAATGCGATACCAAAGGTTATAAAAAACGCATATAATGAAGATTTAAAGCGAAATTGATGTGACATACTGAATATTATTAACAAAGATATTTTAAAAGATAAAAGATTAAATATAAGTCATATCGAGATTATTTTAGGTCAATTAGCAAAACAAACAGTTACTGAAATTCACGATCTTTTACAAATCGGTACTTTACCGGCTTATGATTATTTTCAAAATAAAAAGCCTATTTACTTAAAATTATTTAAAGGTAAAGAATTTGAAGCTCATTTTGATAATCCTGATGCAATTTATCAAATAGCAACTGAAACAACATTCCAAACAGATAATAAATTAAAAAGCGAATTAAGAACTGATATTTTACTCCTAATTAATGGTTTACCAATTTATAACATTGAATTAAAAAAAGAAAGATCTAATATTCAAAAAGCTGTAAATCAATTAAAAAATTACAGTGAAGAATTATTTAAAAGAAAAATTTATGATGATGCTAAGCATCAAGTAATGTATAAATTTGTACAAATTTTAGTTGCAATGTCTGAAAATGAAATGATTTACACACCAAATCAAACAGATCCACAAAATATAAGTTCAAAACCAAGCGAATGATTTAATTGAACAAATAAAGATAATTCAAAAATCCATGGCTATGAACAAGTAGTGAAAACATTTTTTCAAATTCCTCTTACTCATCATTTAATTGCAAGATACACAGCAGCAAACATAAATAATGACCAATTAATGGTTTTAAGAAGTTATCAAGTTCACGCTATTGAAGCAGCATTAAAAAACGTTGAAGAAGTAATTGAAAGCCAAAAAGAACACCAATTAAATAAAATTGGTTATGTTTGACATACAACAGGTTCAGGGAAAACCTTTACTAGTTTTAAACTTGCTCAATTATTAAAAAGAAAATACCCAGATCGTAGAGTAGTTCATGTAGTTGACAGAAGATCACTAAATCAACAAACAAAATTTCAATTTCAAAAATATGCAAATGATGATAGTTCAGAAGATAAATATATAATAAAAATTTCACAACCTGATAATTCAAAATTATTAAAAAGAAAATTAGAATCAAAACCAGATGCTGAAATAATAATAACTTCAATTCAATTGATTCATGAAATAAAAACTATCCAAGCTGAAACTGAAAAATTTATATTTGTATTTGATGAAGCACACCGCTCAACAGATGGAGAATGATTTATCCAATTCAAACAAAATTTCAAAAATGCCATGGTTATTGGTTTTACAGGTACACCAATTTTATATGAAGAAGATGAAGAATCACAAAAAACTTTAACTCAACAAATTTTTGGTGAAGAAATTCATAAATATACAATGCAAGAAGGAATTCGTGACAAAAAAGTTTTACCTTTTACTATTAAATTAGATTATCGAAAAGAATTATTAGAATTTTATGGAGTTTTAGACTCAATGAAATCAAAAGCACTGGAACATCAAGATAATATTGAAAAATTTCAGTGTTTTTTAAGAGATAAAACACAATTTTATAAAACATATGTTCAAGCTTCTTGAAATAGTATTTTTTCAAGAAATGATTTTGATAATGCAAGACAAACATTTTTAAGTTTATTAGAAGAAAATGAACAAAATAATGATTTAAAACAAAAATTAGAAAACAAATTAGAGTCACTTGGTTATTTCGAAAGTGATAATTATAAAAAATGAATAGTAGAAGAAATAATTGCTGATAGACAAGATAATAAAACCAGAATATGAAGTGGTATTTTTGCAACATCAAGCATCGAAGAAGCTATTTGATACTACAAACAGTTTCAACAAGATCTTGCAAAATCAAAAAGTGAAAATAAAATAAAAGTATCAGTTTTATTTGATTTTTCACTTTCTTCTGATTCTGCTAATTTTGAAGAACGCACGCGATTTTTAAATGAACTTTTAGATAAATATAATAAAGATTTCAACACCGCTTATAATGCTCGCGATCATTTAAGAGATGGTACATTTAAAACAGATATTGAAAAAAGACTAGCACAAGATATAAAAGAAGAAAATATCACCAAAACAATAAAAGATAAAGGAAATTCAGAACAAAAATTAGATTTATTAATTGTTGTTGATCAATTATTAACAGGATACGATTCTAAATTTGTAAACACCATTTATTTTGATAAAGAAATAAGTCAAAAATACTCAATAATTCAAGCTATTTCAAGAACAAATAGAATTTATCCAAATAAAAATTATGGAAAAGTTCATTTCTTTAAAAAACCAATTCAAATGAAAAATAACTTAGAAATGGCTTTAAGAATGTATGCAAATGTTACACCAGATCAATTTAATGGTTTTATTGAAGAATACAAACCTAAAAAACTTTTTGCTAAAATTTTACAAGAATATAATAACCTTGAAAATATTCGTCAAAAACTGAATATTCCTGAAGATTATGGCAAAATTCCAACTAATACTATGGAAACAGAATATCAAAATTTAGATCAAAAAACAAAAGATAATATTACAAAATTTTTAGAGTCATTTAATAATCTTTTTAACTATAGAAAAAAATGATATTATTTAGATCAAATTGAAAGAGAAAATTTCCATCAATGCCCTGTAATTTCTGAAAAAATCGAAAAGACTACATGGTTTGATATTTTAAAGAAAAGATATCGAGATTTAGTTAATTTAATAAAACAAACTTCAGATCCTAACAAAATAGATGAAAGAAGTATAATAAATTTTGAAATTTTTGAAAATAATTCAAACAATATTGATTCAAACTTTAATATGAAAGTGGATGAAAACTTTTTGGAAAATTTAAAAAAACCTTTGACAAAAGATAAAATAATTGATATTTTAGAAAAAAACCAAAAATGATATGAATATAATGACCAGATGATTATAAAAGAGTTAATAAAAGAAATTAATGATAATATTTATGTAATTGAGAATTACAATATATTTTTTAGTAATATTTTTGAAGAAATTTCTATATATATTGATAAATATAAAAATAAAAAACGCGAAAATGATATAAATTATTTTTTAGAATTAACAGGAATTAGTGCAGAGGATTTTCAAGACTATAAAGATATGGATTTAAGTCAAAAACAGATTTTAAAATATAAATACATTTTTCGATTAATTAAAGATAAAGAACATATTGATAATTTAGTGAAATTCTGTAAAGTTGAATTCCCTGATATAAAAGATATAGAAAAATCTAACTCAGCAAAAATAAAATGTATAAGATACTTTTTTGAAAAAAAGATAAATAATAAACAACAATAATTGTTGTTTTGTGGGTTATGTAATATTAAAATAAATTGGATATAGATCTCATTACAAGATCTATATCTTTATTTTCAAGCTCATTTATAATGTGAAGATAAATTTTTTCAGTTGTATTCATACTTGCATGTCCTAAACGTTTTGCAACTGATGCAATAGATACCCCAGCATATAACAAAATAGATGCATGTGTATGACGTAAACCGTGAATAGAAATTATTGGAATATTTGCTTTTTTACAACAACGTTCTAATCTATCATTAATAGTTGAATTAAAAATACGTTCTTTAAAAACAAAAATTGGTTTATCTACTTCAAGATCTTTAATTAAAAATGCAAATTTTGAACTAGTTAATCAATCTAATTGTATTTTTCTATTTGAAGTTTTGTTTTTAGTTAGTGCAAATCCGGTATTTTCTTTGTAATCTCAGGTTTTATTTACACTTAAAGTTTGTCTTGTAAAATCAAAATCTTTTGGAGTAATTCCTAATGCTTCTGAAAAACGCATTCCGGTTTTTGCAACTAAAAAAATTAATCAATCAAAGTTTAATTTATCTTCTAATTTTAATTCTTTTAAAAGTAATTGTAATTCAAATTGACTTAAAAATTTTGTTTTTTTATCCCTAGGAAATTTTCCTTTAATGACTGCTTTTCTTGTGGGATTTACTAAAATTAATCCATCATCAAAAGCATCCAAAATACAACTTTTTAAATGGTGATGAAAATCCAAAGTCGTTTGCTTTTCATGATAAACTGCATAATCATTTAATATTTTTTGATAAGTAATTCTATCAATATCACACACTCGCAAATCTGGAACCAATTTAATAAGTCAATCTAGTGTTAATTTGTATTTTGAATACGTTATATTTCTAATCGATCCTTTTTTATATATTGATATTCAATTTTCAAAGTATTTATAAAATAAAATTTCGTTTTTTTTCATTATTTCCTTCCTAACCCACAGAAAAAAACAATGTATAATTACTATATAAAATTGTAATTATTAAAATAATTTTTTTTATTTTTTGTTGATTTTTTACTTATTATAAGTGGAGGACAAAATGGAAAAAACACAAATTGAATCTATTTTAAAAGAAATAGAAAAAAAATTCGGTAAAGAATCAATTATGTATTTAGGACAAAAACCTAATTTAAGTTGCAAAACATTTTCAACTGGTTCACTTACAATCAATAAAGCTTTAGGAATAAATGGATGACCTAAAGGTAGAATCATAGAAATATATGGACCAGAAAGTAGTGGAAAAACTACTTTAGCATTACATGCAATTGCAGAGGTTCAAAAAGAAGGTGGAATTGCTGCATTTATTGATGCAGAACATTCTATAGATCCAATTTATGCACGTAACTTGGGAGTAAAAATCGATGAATTAATTCTTTCACAGCCTGATAGTGGAGAACAAGCTCTTGAAATTGTTGACATTTTAGCAAAATCAGGAAATATTGACTTAATTGTTGTTGACTCTGTTGCTGCATTAGTAACTGAAGCAGAACTTTCTGGCGAAATGCGTGACCAAACTATTGGAGGTCAGGCAAGATTAATGTCAAAAGCATTAAGAAAAATTACAGCAAGTTTAGCAAAAAATGAAACTAGTGTAATTTTTATTAACCAAATAAGAGAAAAAGTGGGTGTTATTTTTGGGAATCCAGAAACAACACCAGGAGGAAAAGCTTTAAAATTCTACTCATCAATAAGAGCAGAAGTAAGAAAAGCAAGTAATATAACTGATAACAATGAAATAAGTGGAAATACTATTAAAATTAAAATAGTAAAAAATAAACTTTCAGCACCATTTAAGACTGCTAATGTGGAAATAATTTTTTCAAAAGGAATAGATAAAACCGGTGAAATTATTGATTTAGCAGAAAAATATCAAATCTTAGTTAAAAAAGGTTCTTGATATTCATATAATGAACAAAATATTGCACAAGGAAAATCTAATTTAAAAATTTATCTTGCACAAAATGAAGATATTTTAAAAGAAATTACTGAATTAGTGATTGAAAAAATATCAAGTGAATAAATAAAATATCTTATTATGAAATATTATTATAATTTTAAATTATAATCATATTATTATGTATGAAAAAAATAGTGATGAAGAAATTAATGTAGTATTTTTCGGAGATATTTTTGGAGATCCAGGTATCAATGTAGTCAAAAAATATATGGATGAAATAAAAGCGAAATATAATCCTGATTTTTTGATAGCACAAGCAGAAAATGTTTCTGGAAGAAAAGGTTTTAGACCTGAAGAATATCAAAAACTAAAAGACATTGGAATTAATGCATTTACTTTAGGGAATCACGTTTGAGCAGAAGAATCAATTAAATATATTATTGATAATGATGATATAATAAGACCCGCAAATATAAAAAATACATATCCAGGAAGCGGATATCGTGAATTTAAGGTAAAAAATTTTACTATAGGAATTGTATCTATTATGGGTATTCAATTTAATATTTTATTGAATCCTTGAAATGAAGAATCTGCAGATGATTTTTTTGCAAAAATAGATGAAATTTTAAATGATCATCACCCTGATTTTGTAATTATTGATTTTCATGGTGAAACAACAAGCGAAAAAAATGTTTTTTCTCTTTATTGTGATGGAAAAGTATCAGCTGTTTTAG belongs to Mycoplasma zalophi and includes:
- a CDS encoding triose-phosphate isomerase yields the protein MDKYYLIGNHKMNLTFSEEQKFVKNFNELSKENINSNIYVGISVSPSNLALKNVMDLNELKLGSQNISIYEKGAYTGEVSATQVKDLSVDFTILGHSERRIHFQDNPSLINTRIKNALKNDLNVILCIGETKEEYQENKTIESLTYQIEEALKDIQNPEKIIISYEPIWSIGTGLVSSNEHLKEIYDFLEKKLPHTTFMYGGSAKPSNILHLLEIKQIKGFLVGNASLDPTSFFEMYKILSNLGK
- a CDS encoding type I restriction enzyme subunit R domain-containing protein; the protein is MESEYELQNRIVELLKIHYRDNKESQNNNAIPKVIKNAYNEDLKRNWCDILNIINKDILKDKRLNISHIEIILGQLAKQTVTEIHDLLQIGTLPAYDYFQNKKPIYLKLFKGKEFEAHFDNPDAIYQIATETTFQTDNKLKSELRTDILLLINGLPIYNIELKKERSNIQKAVNQLKNYSEELFKRKIYDDAKHQVMYKFVQILVAMSENEMIYTPNQTDPQNISSKPSEWFNWTNKDNSKIHGYEQVVKTFFQIPLTHHLIARYTAANINNDQLMVLRSYQVHAIEAALKNVEEVIESQKEHQLNKIGYVWHTTGSGKTFTSFKLAQLLKRKYPDRRVVHVVDRRSLNQQTKFQFQKYANDDSSEDKYIIKISQPDNSKLLKRKLESKPDAEIIITSIQLIHEIKTIQAETEKFIFVFDEAHRSTDGEWFIQFKQNFKNAMVIGFTGTPILYEEDEESQKTLTQQIFGEEIHKYTMQEGIRDKKVLPFTIKLDYRKELLEFYGVLDSMKSKALEHQDNIEKFQCFLRDKTQFYKTYVQASWNSIFSRNDFDNARQTFLSLLEENEQNNDLKQKLENKLESLGYFESDNYKKWIVEEIIADRQDNKTRIWSGIFATSSIEEAIWYYKQFQQDLAKSKSENKIKVSVLFDFSLSSDSANFEERTRFLNELLDKYNKDFNTAYNARDHLRDGTFKTDIEKRLAQDIKEENITKTIKDKGNSEQKLDLLIVVDQLLTGYDSKFVNTIYFDKEISQKYSIIQAISRTNRIYPNKNYGKVHFFKKPIQMKNNLEMALRMYANVTPDQFNGFIEEYKPKKLFAKILQEYNNLENIRQKLNIPEDYGKIPTNTMETEYQNLDQKTKDNITKFLESFNNLFNYRKKWYYLDQIERENFHQCPVISEKIEKTTWFDILKKRYRDLVNLIKQTSDPNKIDERSIINFEIFENNSNNIDSNFNMKVDENFLENLKKPLTKDKIIDILEKNQKWYEYNDQMIIKELIKEINDNIYVIENYNIFFSNIFEEISIYIDKYKNKKRENDINYFLELTGISAEDFQDYKDMDLSQKQILKYKYIFRLIKDKEHIDNLVKFCKVEFPDIKDIEKSNSAKIKCIRYFFEKKINNKQQ
- a CDS encoding site-specific integrase → MKKNEILFYKYFENWISIYKKGSIRNITYSKYKLTLDWLIKLVPDLRVCDIDRITYQKILNDYAVYHEKQTTLDFHHHLKSCILDAFDDGLILVNPTRKAVIKGKFPRDKKTKFLSQFELQLLLKELKLEDKLNFDWLIFLVAKTGMRFSEALGITPKDFDFTRQTLSVNKTWDYKENTGFALTKNKTSNRKIQLDWLTSSKFAFLIKDLEVDKPIFVFKERIFNSTINDRLERCCKKANIPIISIHGLRHTHASILLYAGVSIASVAKRLGHASMNTTEKIYLHIINELENKDIDLVMRSISNLF
- the recA gene encoding recombinase RecA, with protein sequence MEKTQIESILKEIEKKFGKESIMYLGQKPNLSCKTFSTGSLTINKALGINGWPKGRIIEIYGPESSGKTTLALHAIAEVQKEGGIAAFIDAEHSIDPIYARNLGVKIDELILSQPDSGEQALEIVDILAKSGNIDLIVVDSVAALVTEAELSGEMRDQTIGGQARLMSKALRKITASLAKNETSVIFINQIREKVGVIFGNPETTPGGKALKFYSSIRAEVRKASNITDNNEISGNTIKIKIVKNKLSAPFKTANVEIIFSKGIDKTGEIIDLAEKYQILVKKGSWYSYNEQNIAQGKSNLKIYLAQNEDILKEITELVIEKISSE
- a CDS encoding TIGR00282 family metallophosphoesterase; its protein translation is MYEKNSDEEINVVFFGDIFGDPGINVVKKYMDEIKAKYNPDFLIAQAENVSGRKGFRPEEYQKLKDIGINAFTLGNHVWAEESIKYIIDNDDIIRPANIKNTYPGSGYREFKVKNFTIGIVSIMGIQFNILLNPWNEESADDFFAKIDEILNDHHPDFVIIDFHGETTSEKNVFSLYCDGKVSAVLGTHTHVQTNDARILPNGTYYCTDVGMCGPHNSAIGANYKEVYEKMRYGSRAKFQISPNSCHINAIYFKLTKDKNKQEIKLINIIE